From the Zymoseptoria tritici IPO323 chromosome 2, whole genome shotgun sequence genome, the window ATGCCATCGGCATCAGCCAACAGCACCAAAGTGAGCCCCATCGGCATATCGACGGGTTCCTCAGCAAGCTCTCAGACGACCGTGTTCGTGATTCCAGTGCCTTCTTCCATCCCTGCTGCGTCGCAGGTATCGTCGATCGGTTCTTCCATCCAGAGCAGCATTggctcatcatcatccacgGAGGGTCCATACAACAGTGCCGGCGTGAAGCCCGCCAGCACCGCAAGCACAACCTCATCCACGAGCTACAGCTACGCCTCCACGCCTTCCGCTTTCGCAAACTCCAGCAGCTCTTCCTACACGCCTTCCTCCAGCGCAAGCTACAGCTATTCCTACACGACTTCCGCCGTATCTCAGCTGCCATCCACCAGCAGCGAGTCTGGTCCAACAGGCACGCAAAGCGCCAGCTCGACATCCCAGTACTCGGCTTCCGGCGCTACCCCGTCGTCCACAATCGCCAACTCCTTCACAAGCAGCGCAAGCTCACCGCCAACCGCGAGTGCCTCAGTCTCGCGGCGCGAATATCCATCCTCAGAGGGTGGcgaggactcgcctcccgTCTACAGTTCGGAGGGCGACGACTCGAGCGCCCCCGCCTACAGttcggaggatgatgatgctgaGGAACAGCAGTCGTCGCCTTGGGACTTCTTCCAGCGATTCCATCCCCGCGCTCTGCGAGTCTGAGCATAGAAGACACTATATACGGCTCTGTCGTGCATGCGCCGACCCGCATGCTGTACGAATGAGCCTGGAGGGTGTTCACGGTCTCACGATTGCGGAGAGAAGACGGAGGCGGACAAAGGTTGGCAACGAGAGATTCGAACCTGTATCTTGTTTCATGTGTTTTAAGATCATCACCGTTCAGTACATCACATTTCATGTGTTTGACATCATTACCATTCAGTACATATACTCCGGCCAGACCTTCGCTGGTCGAATGTCGCAATGCtatccttctcttcttcactACCTTTGATGTCGTTGTGTACAGGCAGCATGGGCCACTCCAAAGCGTTCGCGTGGCAGCTTCCTGAGCTGTGATCCTGATTGCGGAGTCGATCAAGGTGCCTGCACTCCGACGCAATGCGGGACGTTCCCAGCTGTGGTATGGCTCTACTCGACGGCGGCTTTAATGACCTCGTGATGATTGGGTCACATCGTCAATGAACGGACTGGAAGGCTTGCATAACAGAAGAGCAGCGTCAAGGCTGCCATAGGTCGCCGACTCGAGCAGGACACCAGCATTCCTCCGGGTGAGGATGACGAAAACTCCGATCATATCGTTCGCATGCCGCTGCCTCACTCTCCATCATCATTATCGAGACCTTCATCGTCCcactcgtcgtcgctatccagcatctccacatcctcgtcctcgtcctcctcgtttGCAGCATCCTTCCcactcgccttcttctccgccttcttccgtTCCACATTCGCCTTTTGctccgccttcctcctctccttgaCCTGCCTCTTCTGCTCGTGCACTTTCTCCATCTTGCtaatctcctccttcgtctTGTGTATGTACTCGTGCCACATGATCTTCCCATTGCACACGCCTTCCTCGACCTTTGTCAATCTCAACCTCATCCTCGGACCAAGCTCATGCATCTTTACGGCCTTCTTTTGAACATTTACTCGCTCTTTCCGATCTGAGCCTTCCTTTTGTGATCTGTTTCTCTGCACCTTTCGCGCGTTGGTCATCTCGATCTCGATTTCAGCGTCGGTGTCTGGCTCTGATTCGGACCCGGATGTGAACCCGTCCGCGGCGTGAGGATCGAGGAGATAGTCGGAGACATCATTGAGCTTTCCAAGATTGGGAAGCGCTCCTCTTTTGCGTTTTTGCCCAGCATGTGCACTTTTCTCGGCTGCGTCCAATCTGCGGAGTGGTTTAGGTACAGACTTGGCCGTACGAGTTTCGATTGCGTAGTGGCGTAGGTTCAAGATGTATGTTGCAGAGTCGGAATTGGGGTCCTGTGGCTCGCGATCGAGCAGCAATACACGCTTGATGCTGTTCAAAGGAGTTGCGGCCGGATTGATGGGTGGAAAAAGGGATTGGAAGACGCTCGTCGCCAGCGATTCGAGATGTTTCGGTATCTTGGTGTTGTTCgtggcatcgtcgtcgtccttggAGTTGAAGTTGTTCATAACCAGTAAAGGCGCCGTCAAGTACTCCGTGCCGCCGCTCTTTGGCCTTTTCATGCTTTGGAAGATGTCCTTGCACAAGCTGTACTTCTCCACGCGGAAATGTAATGTCGGACCACGGGGTGTCAATGCCAACCGCAAATTTGTGTTGCCGGTGCTGCTGCGACTGAACAGCATGAGATGAGTAACGCCGAGCGGACCGGCCATGGTGGTGTAGTCGCGCAACTTGTTGCTCCGTCGCTCTTTCAATCGAGATGCCGTGTCTGGCTCCATCATACCACGGACATCCTTCACCAATTGCGTGACGCTGGGACCGACCTCGCTGGCTCCAACCCGAATGACCATGCTCTTGGGTGCGCGTGTGCCGGGTTTCGAGGCCGCATGTCCGGTCTTGACGCCAGTAGCAATCTGTGCGCCAACATGTGTTCGCTTCTTGACCCGTCGTTTGGCCATGTTTGCTGTATTGTGAGTGATTGTTGGATGTTCGATTGAGTCGAGCTCGAAAGTTTTCTTAAGCTCAAGGTAGTTCTACCTCCGAGACGGAGCTGTCTCCGCCTGCCTTATCGATACAGAAATTCTACCCTGGAGAAAACATCAAGGTACAACCTGGCTGCCTTCCATTGCCTTCTTAACAGCTTCCTCTaccatcgccgtcgacaaGTCCTCATTCATTCCGCCGGAATCCTTTCCTGAGAGAAACGCAGTACAGCCGCTACTCACAATCTCCCATCCACCATGTCTTCCGTCAAGAGACGCAAGCTCGACGTCAACCGTGCCGCTGAGCAAGACACGCCATCACCACCGCATTCCTCTCGGCCAGCAAAGCAATCGACACAGAGCGATGAACGTCGAAGCAAAGAACGAGCAAAGCGACCGCACACGGAGATATCCAATGATGGCAAGGATGAGCCCGTCACAAAAGAAGAGCAGCTCGAGGGGGAAGAGGACATAGACGATGGCATTGTCGCCGCGGATGATGAATCGACCGACAAGACTTTCGCCGACCTGGGCGTCGTGGACTCTCTGTGCGAGGCGTGTACTGCGCTGGGCTTCACAAAGCCAACAGCAATTCAAAGAGAGGCTATACCCATTGCGCTAGAAGGTAAGGACATCATTGGGCTTGCGGAGACAGGAAGTGGAAAGACGGCGGCATTTGCTTTACCGATTCTTCAAGAGCTTTTGGACAAGCCTCAACCAATGTTCGGCTTGGTTTTGGCTCCGACCCGAGAACTGGCATATCAAATCTCACAGCAATTCGAAGCGCTCGGCAGCCTGATCAGCGTACGATGTGCCGTTATCGTGGGAGGAATGGACATGGTACCACAGGCTATCGCTCTTGCCAAGAAGCCTCATATCGTGGTCGCAACACCTGGCCGTCTATTGGACCACCTAGAGAACACCAAGGGCTTCTCACTCAGACAATTGAAATACCTCGTGATGGACGAAGCGGATCGACTCCTCGACCTTGACTTTGGCCCCATTCTCGACAAAATCTTCCAGGTCCTCCCACGAGAGCGCCGGACCATGCTCTTCAGTGCGACAATGTCTACGAAGCTGAACAATCTTACTCGAGCTGCTTTGCAACAACCTGTCAAAGTGAGCATCAGCAGTAGCAGCTACCAGACCGTCAAGAACTTGATGCAGCGATACATCTTCATCCCACACAAGTTCAAGGACATCTACCTGGTATACTTATTGAACGAATTTGCCGGCCAGACCTGTATCGTGTTCACCCGCACCATCAACGAGACCGCGCGAATAGCATTCCTCCTGCGGGCCCTAGGTCGCTCTGCCATCCCTCTTCATGGTCAGATGAACCAATCCGCACGACTGGGAGCACTGAACAAGTTCCGTGGAGGCCACCGCGACATTCTCGTTGCCACAGACGTTGCCGCGCGCGGTCTGGACATTCCTTCGGTCGATCTGGTGCTGAACTTCGACCTCCCACCCGACAGCAAAACATACGTTCACCGCGTGGGTCGTACCGCGCGAGCAGGCAAGTCCGGCGTGGCGATCTCGGTTGTCACGCAGTACGATATCGAGATCTATCAGCGGATCGAGAAGGCACTGGGCAAGAAGCTAGAGGAGCATCCGACTGAGCGAGACGAGGTCATGGTGTTCGCGCCGAGAGTGGGAGAGGCACAGCGGATTGCTGTGACGGAGATGAAGAACGAGCATGAGAAGCGTGGGGGTGGGAAAGGCAAAGGTGCTGGTATCAGTGGAGCACGGGCAAAGAAGGGTGGCAAGAGGGATGACATGGATGCTGATGAGGGTTGAACCCCTTGAAGTGGTCATCATGATGTGCTTCGTGCGGTCGGGGGGGGGGGTGATGGCTGGAGACATTCGGGCGGCATGTTTTGATACCCTGAATATACTTCTTTGGCTCGCAATTTTGGCTGTGGGATACGCTCTCATGGGAAACGAAGCTTCACGTACGAGACTCGATAATACAAGTGAGTAGCCAGACAAGGTTCACGAACCGTCTTGTAAGAGTATCGACACTATGTAGCCACCGGCGGTCGTATA encodes:
- a CDS encoding RNA-dependent ATPase, coding for MSSVKRRKLDVNQEQLEGEEDIDDGIVAADDESTDKTFADLGVVDSLCEACTALGFTKPTAIQREAIPIALEGKDIIGLAETGSGKTAAFALPILQELLDKPQPMFGLVLAPTRELAYQISQQFEALGSLISVRCAVIVGGMDMVPQAIALAKKPHIVVATPGRLLDHLENTKGFSLRQLKYLVMDEADRLLDLDFGPILDKIFQVLPRERRTMLFSATMSTKLNNLTRAALQQPVKVSISSSSYQTVKNLMQRYIFIPHKFKDIYLVYLLNEFAGQTCIVFTRTINETARIAFLLRALGRSAIPLHGQMNQSARLGALNKFRGGHRDILVATDVAARGLDIPSVDLVLNFDLPPDSKTYVHRVGRTARAGKSGVAISVVTQYDIEIYQRIEKALGKKLEEHPTERDEVMVFAPRVGEAQRIAVTEMKNEHEKRGGATAPSSKSTA